Proteins from a genomic interval of Papaver somniferum cultivar HN1 chromosome 4, ASM357369v1, whole genome shotgun sequence:
- the LOC113276055 gene encoding LEAF RUST 10 DISEASE-RESISTANCE LOCUS RECEPTOR-LIKE PROTEIN KINASE-like 1.5, which produces MPSLQSSFLLYKIINFQLFFINLITYLSISSSSSCPSFISPPSFPLGYSHQSFQIHCSINNFSFPILHHQPNPLFISLNQSNYTSTHHSHCSNFSLNSSPFKFSHSSCFKLSVPRQCLPLRLPNCSRECPPFKLVIQIESNEIHYSYLGNCKICHAGNGICGFKSTDSTKSFVCLHQAQSQISSPWIYRDNPNRIVILCTVAIVSCLVLVIVARMLVIRCKRMKSMVVEEDPTTVFLHRHCSIHLLPPVFSFQELESSTNMFDSRRKIGDGGFGSVYLGELYDGRIVAVKVLHRNPSASMKSFCNEILILASIDHPNLVKLHGYCSDPRGLLLVYEYVSNGTLADHLHGSKSLLKKGSLTWQVRVEVALQTAMALEYLHFKVEPAIVHRDITPSNIFVEKDMKIKVGDFGLSRLLIFSDTSSTSSSSSGFVCTGPQGTPGYLDPEYHHSFRLTEKSDVYSFGVILFELISGMKAVDLSRAKQEIALVDLVVGKIQVGLLHQVLDPVLIVEGECTGAIDAIAELAFQCVAADKDDRPNTEEIVTELKRIKNHTRGCRKSNVVVPELSKV; this is translated from the exons ATGCCATCTTTACAATCATCATTTCTACTTTATAAAATCATTAATTTCCAACTTTTCTTCATCAACCTCATAACTTATCTTtctatttcatcttcttcttcatgtccTTCATTTATTTCGCCACCTTCATTTCCACTTGGTTACAGTCACCAATCTTTTCAGATCCATTGCTCCATTAATAACTTCAGTTTCCCTATTCTTCACCATCAACCCAATCCTCTTTTCATTTCTCTTAATCAATCCAATTATACCTCTACCCATCATAGTCACTGTTCTAATTTTTCTCTCAATAGTTCACCATTTAAGTTTTCTCATTCTTCATGTTTTAAGCTCTCTGTTCCCAGACAATGTCTACCGCTAAGACTACCAAATTGTAGTCGGGAATGCCCTCCATTTAAGTTAGTTATCCAGATTGAATCGAATGAAATTCATTATTCTTACTTAGGCAACTGCAAAATTTGCCATGCTGGAAATGGAATTTGTGGGTTCAAGTCAACTGATTCTACTAAGTCTTTTGTTTGTCTTCATCAAGCCCAATCTCAAATTTCATCACCATGGATCTATAGAGATAATCCGAATCGAATCGTTATATTATGCACTGTCGCAATTGTTTCATGTTTAGTACTTGTTATTGTTGCTAGAATGTTGGTAATTCGGTGTAAAAGAATGAAATCAATGGTAGTTGAAGAAGATCCAACAACTGTGTTTCTTCATAGGCATTGTTCTATACATCTTCTTCCACCAGTTTTTAGTTTCCAGGAATTGGAATCGTCTACGAATATGTTTGACTCGAGGCGCAAAATCGGTGATGGTGGATTCGGGTCAGTTTATCTTGGAGAACTTTATGATGGCAGAATTGTGGCAGTGAAAGTGCTCCATAGAAATCCGTCAGCTTCAATGAAATCGTTTTGTAACGAAATTTTAATCCTTGCATCAATTGATCATCCGAATCTCGTCAAGCTTCATGGATATTGTAGTGATCCGAGAGGACTTCTACTTGTTTATGAATATGTCTCTAATGGGACCTTAGCTGATCATCTCCATGGCTCCAAAAGCTTACTCAAGAAAGGATCTTTAACATGGCAG GTGCGAGTTGAAGTGGCATTGCAAACAGCTATGGCGCTCGAGTATCTACACTTTAAAGTGGAGCCAGCAATTGTTCATAGAGATATAACTCCatcaaacatttttgttgagaaagACATGAAAATAAAAGTTGGAGATTTTGGGCTCTCCAGACTTCTTATCTTTTCAGatacttcttcaacatcttcatcgtCATCCGGCTTTGTCTGTACAGGTCCCCAAGGGACTCCTGGTTACTTGGACCCCGAATACCACCATTCATTCAGATTAACAGAAAAGAGTGATGTTTATAGTTTTGGTGTGATTTTGTTTGAATTGATTTCTGGTATGAAAGCTGTGGATTTGAGCCGAGCGAAACAAGAGATTGCGTTGGTCGATTTGGTAGTGGGGAAAATTCAAGTAGGATTGTTGCATCAAGTCCTGGATCCTGTTTTGATAGTTGAAGGGGAATGTACTGGAGCTATTGATGCTATAGCTGAGTTAGCTTTTCAATGTGTTGCTGCTGATAAAGATGATCGTCCCAATACCGAAGAAATTGTAACTGAACTAAAACGAATAAAGAATCATACTCGTGGATGTCGTAAATCTAATGTGGTCGTCCCTGAGCTATCTAAAGTTTGA
- the LOC113274049 gene encoding LOB domain-containing protein 4-like — protein sequence MTVKGGTSQACAACKYQRRKCSNECPLKPYFPADQPKMFQNAHRLFGVSNILKIINPLPPNLKSEAMRSIIYQSNIRDKHRVHGCIAIIEQLNFQYQQAKLELDAVNAQLAICRQQYNQLSPALPSSESSPSSQLQLGMGGPSNNNAMPLLNQHPYQMFDAIDNGNSNLTYNSSLDYIDNKDNMMNPLRPQQPYMDNNNSNNSMVTHHQPQFMGQPIPLQQLSLSDAPQDYDEMPTLFDTIDDRQSFIGSKDPYESSPESSPKDTKESIEHISENELRNAAAGLSLTSVN from the exons ATGACAGTCAAAGGTGGCACGAGCCAAGCCTGCGCTGCGTGCAAGTATCAGCGTCGAAAATGCTCGAATGAATGTCCTCTGAAGCCGTATTTCCCTGCTGATCAACCTAAAATGTTCCAAAATGCTCATAGGTTATTTGGTGTGAGTAATATTCTGAAAATTATTAATCCACTTCCACCAAACCTAAAATCGGAAGCAATGCGGTCAATCATTTATCAATCAAATATTCGCGATAAGCATCGAGTTCATGGCTGTATTGCCATCATTGAACAACTTAATTTCCAATATCAGCAAGCTAAACTCGAACTTGATGCTGTTAATGCTCAGCTCGCTATATGTCGTCAACAGTACAATCAGCTTTCTCCAGCACTGCCTTCTTCGGAGTCTTCTCCTTCATCTCAGTTGCAGTTAGGTATGGGTGGACCGAGTAACAACAATGCTATGCCGCTATTAAATCAGCATCCGTATCAGATGTTTGATGCTATTGATAATGGAAACAGTAATCTTACTTATAATTCTTCGTTAGATTACATTGACAACAAGGATAACATGATGAATCCATTAAGGCCACAGCAACCATACATGGATAACAACAATAGCAATAACTCCATGGTTACTCATCATCAACCACAATTTATGGGACAACCTATCCCTCTCCAGCAACTATCCCTATCCGATGCTCCTCAAGATTATGACGAAATGCCGACATTGTTTGATACTATCGATGATAGGCAATCGTTTATCGGTTCCAAAGATCCATACGAGTCGAG CCCGGAGTCGTCACCCAAGGACACCAAAGAATCAATTGAGCATATATCAGAGAATGAACTGAGGAATGCTGCGGCAGGGTTGAGCTTAACTAGCGTGAACTAA